From one Eleginops maclovinus isolate JMC-PN-2008 ecotype Puerto Natales chromosome 7, JC_Emac_rtc_rv5, whole genome shotgun sequence genomic stretch:
- the hao2 gene encoding hydroxyacid oxidase 2 isoform X2, giving the protein MNICHREGGQCAEMAMVCLTDFEEYAKEHLSKATWDYYAAGADECCTRDDNILAFKRIRLRPRILRDVSVSDTRTTVQGTEISFPVGIAPTAFHCLAWHEGEVATARATEALNTCYITSTYSTCSVEEIVAAAPNGYRWFQLYVYRDRKLSEQIVHRVEGLGYKALVLTVDVPYTGKRRNDIRNQFKLPPHLKVKNFDGVFQEASVPEDYGIPANTLDPSISWKDVYWLQSITRLPIIIKGILTKEDAELAVEHGVQGIIVSNHGGRQLDGGPASIDALSEIVDTVQGRIEIYLDGGIRTGSDVLKALALGAKCVFIGRPAVWGLAYKGEEGLREVLQILNDEFRLSMALSGCRNVAEINRNLIQFSKL; this is encoded by the exons ATGAACATTTGTCATCG agagggaggccaATGTGCAGAAATGGCTATGGTATGCTTGACAGACTTCGAGGAGTATGCTAAGGAGCATCTCTCAAAAGCCACCTGGGATTATTATGCAGCTGGAGCGGACGAGTGCTGCACCAGAGACGACAATATCCTGGCTTTCAAAAG GATCCGTCTGAGGCCTCGTATCCTGCGGGATGTGTCGGTGAGCGACACAAGGACCACAGTGCAGGGAACAGAAATCAGCTTTCCTGTTGGTATTGCACCGACTGCCTTCCACTGCCTGGCCTGGCATGAAGGAGAGGTGGCCACAGCCAGAG CCACAGAGGCTCTCAACACCTGCTACATCACCAGCACTTACTCCACCTGCTCCGTGGAGGAGATCGTGGCAGCGGCACCAAACGGTTACCGCTGGTTCCAGCTGTACGTGTACCGGGACCGCAAGCTGTCGGAGCAGATTGTGCACCGCGTGGAGGGGCTCGGCTACAAGGCCCTGGTCCTCACCGTCGACGTCCCGTACACCGGGAAGCGACGCAACGACATCCGCAACCAGTTCAAGCTGCCGCCACACCTCAAGGTCAAGAACTTTGATGGAGTGTTCCAG GAGGCTTCAGTCCCAGAGGATTATGGGATCCCAGCCAACACCCTGGACCCCTCCATCAGCTGGAAGGACGTGTACTGGCTGCAGTCCATCACCCGCCTGCCCATTATCATCAAGGGTATCCTGACCAAGGAAGACGCTGAGCTGGCCGTGGAGCACGGCGTGCAGGGCATCATTGTATCGAACCACGGGGGGAGACAGCTGGACGGAGGCCCAGCTTCG ATTGACGCACTGTCGGAGATCGTGGACACGGTTCAGGGCAGGATCGAGATCTATCTGGACGGAGGCAtcaggacaggaagtgatgttcTGAAAGCGCTGGCCTTGGGAGCCAAGTGTGTTTTCATTGGCCGTCCAGCAGTGTGGGGCCTAGCATACAAG GGTGAGGAAGGACTGAGGGAAGTGCTGCAGATCTTAAATGATGAGTTCCGTCTTTCCATGGCTCTATCAG GTTGCAGAAACGTGGCAGAGATCAACAGGAACCTCATTCAGTTCTCTAAACTCTAA
- the si:rp71-68n21.9 gene encoding kelch-like protein 9: MLTQTLQLSEQLVQSSRHFSARVPLRDRAVKTYRLEGGLGSGLLRKLSSRKSHQRNNQRPQPQEANDMWGSGDDSSSSRLSRRFSRLSSRHQSRDPPRPPAQPERLPAQQDDRPPSPDPAPAPAAPPAPVPLPTPVATPPKRPDKTTKPKLPPRPLSKVFSSTDHGSAVLQGFDAFRADETLCDVVLVPGDSTETFPVHRVIMASSSDYFKAMFTGGMREQEMREIKLHGVTKLGLKNIIDFIYTSKVNLDMGNLQETLEAANFLQVMPVLSFCNQLLSSEITIDNCGEVERIATDLLLEDLQLNIGEFVRQNLAALVECGRYLQLSETSMANALAKNSLQGFSELELYHIAKEWLKYDYPNRRSSVYALMRHIRFPLMSPSELIQISQEDEEGTESMMRSDTACVNLLLEASNYQMMPFMQPALQTERTQIRSDDTHILALGGVMRQQLVVSRELRLYDENSGIWRALKPMEVPRYQHGVALLGGFLFIVGGQSTYDTKGKTAIDSAYRYDPRFDKWLQIASLNEMRTFFHLSALKGKLFAVGGRNTSGEIDTVECYNLKKNEWTFVTNMVEPHYGHAGTVHGDLMYISGGITRDTFQKELWCYDPADDKWSRRADMMELRGLHCMCTAGDRLYVMGGNHFRGSSDYDDVLGCEYYSPETDQWTVVAPMPRGQSDVGVTVFGGQIYVVGGYSWNSRCMVDIVQRYDPEKDVWDRVFNVLEPLGGIRACTMTVHLPEGSVDEGQIQECGPLPTAKS; encoded by the exons ATGCTCACGCAAACGCTTCAACTCTCCGAGCAGCTGGTGCAGAGCAGCAGACATTTTTCTGCTCGAGTTCCTCTCAGAGATCGGGCTGTAAAGACGTACAGGCTGGAGGGAGGCCTGGGGTCCGGGCTGCTGAGGAAGCTTTCTTCCAG GAAGTCTCATCAGCGTAACAACCAGCGTCCTCAACCACAAGAAGCTAATGACATGTG gGGAAGTGGAGATGACAGCAGTTCTTCGAGGCTAAGCCGCAGATTCTCTCGTCTGAGCAGCAGGCATCAGTCCCGGGATCCTCCGAGACCTCCAGCTCAGCCGGAGAGACTTCCTGCTcaacaag ATGACAGGCCACCTTCACCAGACcctgctccagctcctgctgcacctcctgctcCAGTTCCTCTCCCCACACCTGTTGCAACACCACCGAAACGCCCTGATAAAACCACAAAGCCCAAACTTCCCCCTCGACCGCTGTCCAAGGTGTTCAGCAGCACTGATCATGGGTCAGCTGTGTTGCAG GGTTTTGATGCTTTTCGGGCTGATGAGACACTGTGTGATGTTGTCTTGGTCCCTGGAGACAGCACAGAGACTTTCCCCGTCCACAGAGTCATCATGGCTTCATCCAGTGACTATTTCAAGGCAATGTTCACAG GAGGCATGAGGGAGCAAGAGATGAGAGAGATCAAGCTGCATGGAGTCACTAAGTTGGGCTTAAAGAACATTATAGACTTCATTTACACATCCAAAGTCAACCTCGACATGGGTAATCTCCAGGAGACGCTGGAGGCGGCAAATTTCTTGCAGGTCATGCCCGTCCTGAGCTTCTGTAATCAGCTACTGAGCAGTGAG ATCACTATCGATAACTGTGGGGAGGTGGAGCGCATCGCCACAGACCTGCTTCTGGAGGACCTCCAGCTGAATATAG GTGAGTTTGTGCGGCAGAACCTCGCAGCACTGGTGGAGTGTGGCCGCTACCTCCAGCTCTCTGAAACCAGCATGGCCAACGCTCTGGCTAAAAACTCCCTGCAGGGTTTCTCTGAGTTGGAGCTGTACCACATCGCCAAAGAATGGCTTAAGTACGACTACCCCAACCGTCGCTCCTCTGTCTACGCCTTGATGCGCCACATTCGCTTCCCACTGATGAGCCCCAGCGAGCTGATCCAGATCTCACAGGAAGATGAGGAAGGAACAGAGTCCATGATGCGCTCCGACACGGCCTGTGTGAACCTGCTGCTGGAGGCCAGCAACTACCAGATGATGCCTTTCATGCAGCCAGCTCTGCAGACCGAGCGGACTCAGATACGTTCAGACGACACTCACATCCTGGCACTCGGAGGTGTGATGAGACAGCAGCTGGTGGTGAGCCGGGAGCTGAGGCTGTATGATGAGAACAGCGGCATTTGGAGGGCCCTGAAGCCCATGGAGGTCCCACGTTACCAGCATGGCGTGGCTCTGCTCGGAGGTTTCCTCTTTATTGTTGGAG GCCAGAGTACATATGACACCAAGGGTAAGACAGCCATAGACAGCGCGTACCGTTACGACCCACGCTTCGATAAGTGGCTTCAGATCGCTTCGCTCAACGAGATGAGGACCTTCTTCCACCTGAGCGCCCTGAAGGGGAAACTGTTTGCAGTGGGAGGAAGGAATACATCGGGAGAGATTG ACACGGTGGAGTGCTACAACCTGAAGAAAAATGAGTGGACATTTGTGACCAACATGGTGGAGCCTCACTATGGACATGCTGGAACAGTGCATGGAGACCTAATGTACATCTCAG GTGGCATCACCCGCGACACCTTCCAGAAGGAGCTCTGGTGCTACGATCCCGCCGACGACAAGTGGAGTCGCCGCGCCGACATGATGGAGCTGCGCGGCCTGCACTGCATGTGCACCGCGGGAGACAGACTCTACGTGATGGGCGGGAATCACTTCCGGGGTAGCAGCGACTACGACGACGTGCTGGGCTGCGAGTACTACAGCCCGGAGACCGACCAATGGACGGTGGTGGCGCCAATGCCTCGGGGCCAGAGCGATGTGGGAGTGACGGTGTTTGGCGGGCAGATCTACGTGGTGGGGGGGTACTCCTGGAACAGCAGGTGCATGGTGGACATTGTCCAGCGGTACGACCCGGAGAAGGATGTCTGGGATCGGGTGTTCAACGTGCTGGAGCCTCTGGGGGGGATCAGAGCCTGTACGATGACCGTGCATCTACCCGAGGGGTCGGTGGACGAGGGTCAGATACAGGAGTGCGGCCCCCTGCCCACAGCCAAGAGCTGA
- the hsd3b1 gene encoding hydroxy-delta-5-steroid dehydrogenase, 3 beta- and steroid delta-isomerase 1 — protein sequence MSLRGEVCVVTGAGGFLGKRLVRLLLEEEKLAEIRLLDKLIHPQLLQTLEDCRGDTTLSVCEGDIRDADFLRKSCRGASIVFHIASIIDVNDSVEYREIYGVNVKGTQLLLEACIQENVVSFIYTSTIEVMGPNSKGDPIINGSEDMKYQCTLKFAYSRTKQEAEQRTLQANGEVLHNGGRLATCALRPMYIYGEGCRFLLGHMGDGIKNKNILYRMSKPEAKVNPVYVGNVAMAHLQAARSLKDPQKRNAIGGKFYFISDDTPHVSYSDFNHVVMSPLGFHIQEKLMYPLYLLYLVCFMMKMLCMMVRPVVRIVPPLNRQLVTMLNTPFSFSYQKAKNDLGYSPRFTWEEARERTVEWLASELPKERQRIRAK from the exons ATGTCTCTGagaggagaggtgtgtgtggtgacGGGAGCCGGAGGGTTTCTGGGGAAGAGGCTGGtgaggctgctgctggaggaggagaaactgGCTGAGATCCGACTGCTGGATAAACTCATACATCCACAGCTTCTACAGACTCTGGAGG ACTGCAGAGGTGACACAACGCTGAGTGTTTGTGAGGGAGACATCAGAGATGCTGATTTCCTGAGAAAAAGCTGTCGAGGTGCATCGATCGTCTTCCACATCGCATCCATTATTGATGTAAACGACTCGGTGGAGTACCGTGAGATATACGGGGTCAATGTCAAAG GAACACAGCTGCTCCTGGAAGCCTGTATTCAGGAGAACGTGGTGTCCTTCATCTACACGAGCACCATCGAGGTGATGGGACCAAACTCTAAAGGTGACCCAATAATCAACGGCAGCGAGGACATGAAGTACCAGTGCACTCTGAAGTTCGCCTACAGCAGGACCAAACAGGAGGCCGAGCAGCGGACCCTGCAGGCCAACGGAGAGGTGCTCCACAACGGGGGCCGCCTGGCCACCTGCGCCCTCAGACCCATGTATATCTACGGGGAGGGCTGCCGCTTCCTGCTGGGCCACATGGGGGACGggataaagaataaaaacattctttACCGCATGTCTAAACCGGAAGCTAAGGTCAATCCGGTGTATGTCGGCAACGTGGCCATGGCCCACCTCCAAGCGGCCCGCAGCCTCAAAGATCCACAAAAGAGAAACGCTATCGGAGGAAAGTTTTACTTCATTTCCGACGATACACCACACGTGAGTTATTCTGACTTTAACCACGTCGTGATGTCGCCTCTGGGTTTCCACATCCAGGAGAAGCTCATGTACCCGCTGTACCTCCTCTACCTGGTCTGCTTCATGATGAAGATGCTGTGCATGATGGTCCGCCCCGTCGTACGCATCGTCCCGCCACTGAACCGCCAGCTGGTCACCATGTTGAACACGCCATTCAGCTTCTCCTACCAGAAGGCCAAGAATGACCTGGGATATTCCCCCAGGTTCACGTGGGAGGAGGCCCGCGAACGCACCGTCGAGTGGCTCGCCTCAGAGCTGCccaaagagaggcagagaataAGAGCAAAATAA
- the hao2 gene encoding hydroxyacid oxidase 2 isoform X3: protein MAMVCLTDFEEYAKEHLSKATWDYYAAGADECCTRDDNILAFKRIRLRPRILRDVSVSDTRTTVQGTEISFPVGIAPTAFHCLAWHEGEVATARATEALNTCYITSTYSTCSVEEIVAAAPNGYRWFQLYVYRDRKLSEQIVHRVEGLGYKALVLTVDVPYTGKRRNDIRNQFKLPPHLKVKNFDGVFQQEASVPEDYGIPANTLDPSISWKDVYWLQSITRLPIIIKGILTKEDAELAVEHGVQGIIVSNHGGRQLDGGPASIDALSEIVDTVQGRIEIYLDGGIRTGSDVLKALALGAKCVFIGRPAVWGLAYKGEEGLREVLQILNDEFRLSMALSGCRNVAEINRNLIQFSKL from the exons ATGGCTATGGTATGCTTGACAGACTTCGAGGAGTATGCTAAGGAGCATCTCTCAAAAGCCACCTGGGATTATTATGCAGCTGGAGCGGACGAGTGCTGCACCAGAGACGACAATATCCTGGCTTTCAAAAG GATCCGTCTGAGGCCTCGTATCCTGCGGGATGTGTCGGTGAGCGACACAAGGACCACAGTGCAGGGAACAGAAATCAGCTTTCCTGTTGGTATTGCACCGACTGCCTTCCACTGCCTGGCCTGGCATGAAGGAGAGGTGGCCACAGCCAGAG CCACAGAGGCTCTCAACACCTGCTACATCACCAGCACTTACTCCACCTGCTCCGTGGAGGAGATCGTGGCAGCGGCACCAAACGGTTACCGCTGGTTCCAGCTGTACGTGTACCGGGACCGCAAGCTGTCGGAGCAGATTGTGCACCGCGTGGAGGGGCTCGGCTACAAGGCCCTGGTCCTCACCGTCGACGTCCCGTACACCGGGAAGCGACGCAACGACATCCGCAACCAGTTCAAGCTGCCGCCACACCTCAAGGTCAAGAACTTTGATGGAGTGTTCCAG CAGGAGGCTTCAGTCCCAGAGGATTATGGGATCCCAGCCAACACCCTGGACCCCTCCATCAGCTGGAAGGACGTGTACTGGCTGCAGTCCATCACCCGCCTGCCCATTATCATCAAGGGTATCCTGACCAAGGAAGACGCTGAGCTGGCCGTGGAGCACGGCGTGCAGGGCATCATTGTATCGAACCACGGGGGGAGACAGCTGGACGGAGGCCCAGCTTCG ATTGACGCACTGTCGGAGATCGTGGACACGGTTCAGGGCAGGATCGAGATCTATCTGGACGGAGGCAtcaggacaggaagtgatgttcTGAAAGCGCTGGCCTTGGGAGCCAAGTGTGTTTTCATTGGCCGTCCAGCAGTGTGGGGCCTAGCATACAAG GGTGAGGAAGGACTGAGGGAAGTGCTGCAGATCTTAAATGATGAGTTCCGTCTTTCCATGGCTCTATCAG GTTGCAGAAACGTGGCAGAGATCAACAGGAACCTCATTCAGTTCTCTAAACTCTAA
- the hao2 gene encoding hydroxyacid oxidase 2 isoform X1: protein MNICHREGGQCAEMAMVCLTDFEEYAKEHLSKATWDYYAAGADECCTRDDNILAFKRIRLRPRILRDVSVSDTRTTVQGTEISFPVGIAPTAFHCLAWHEGEVATARATEALNTCYITSTYSTCSVEEIVAAAPNGYRWFQLYVYRDRKLSEQIVHRVEGLGYKALVLTVDVPYTGKRRNDIRNQFKLPPHLKVKNFDGVFQQEASVPEDYGIPANTLDPSISWKDVYWLQSITRLPIIIKGILTKEDAELAVEHGVQGIIVSNHGGRQLDGGPASIDALSEIVDTVQGRIEIYLDGGIRTGSDVLKALALGAKCVFIGRPAVWGLAYKGEEGLREVLQILNDEFRLSMALSGCRNVAEINRNLIQFSKL, encoded by the exons ATGAACATTTGTCATCG agagggaggccaATGTGCAGAAATGGCTATGGTATGCTTGACAGACTTCGAGGAGTATGCTAAGGAGCATCTCTCAAAAGCCACCTGGGATTATTATGCAGCTGGAGCGGACGAGTGCTGCACCAGAGACGACAATATCCTGGCTTTCAAAAG GATCCGTCTGAGGCCTCGTATCCTGCGGGATGTGTCGGTGAGCGACACAAGGACCACAGTGCAGGGAACAGAAATCAGCTTTCCTGTTGGTATTGCACCGACTGCCTTCCACTGCCTGGCCTGGCATGAAGGAGAGGTGGCCACAGCCAGAG CCACAGAGGCTCTCAACACCTGCTACATCACCAGCACTTACTCCACCTGCTCCGTGGAGGAGATCGTGGCAGCGGCACCAAACGGTTACCGCTGGTTCCAGCTGTACGTGTACCGGGACCGCAAGCTGTCGGAGCAGATTGTGCACCGCGTGGAGGGGCTCGGCTACAAGGCCCTGGTCCTCACCGTCGACGTCCCGTACACCGGGAAGCGACGCAACGACATCCGCAACCAGTTCAAGCTGCCGCCACACCTCAAGGTCAAGAACTTTGATGGAGTGTTCCAG CAGGAGGCTTCAGTCCCAGAGGATTATGGGATCCCAGCCAACACCCTGGACCCCTCCATCAGCTGGAAGGACGTGTACTGGCTGCAGTCCATCACCCGCCTGCCCATTATCATCAAGGGTATCCTGACCAAGGAAGACGCTGAGCTGGCCGTGGAGCACGGCGTGCAGGGCATCATTGTATCGAACCACGGGGGGAGACAGCTGGACGGAGGCCCAGCTTCG ATTGACGCACTGTCGGAGATCGTGGACACGGTTCAGGGCAGGATCGAGATCTATCTGGACGGAGGCAtcaggacaggaagtgatgttcTGAAAGCGCTGGCCTTGGGAGCCAAGTGTGTTTTCATTGGCCGTCCAGCAGTGTGGGGCCTAGCATACAAG GGTGAGGAAGGACTGAGGGAAGTGCTGCAGATCTTAAATGATGAGTTCCGTCTTTCCATGGCTCTATCAG GTTGCAGAAACGTGGCAGAGATCAACAGGAACCTCATTCAGTTCTCTAAACTCTAA